One Polypterus senegalus isolate Bchr_013 unplaced genomic scaffold, ASM1683550v1 scaffold_4483, whole genome shotgun sequence DNA segment encodes these proteins:
- the LOC120519550 gene encoding arpin-like, translating to CFHSGPGVILEGELIDLSRHSITDISNQKTRYYVLYIKPSRVHRRKFDAKGNEIEPNFSDTKKVNTGFLMSSYKVEAKGETDKLSVEELKASVEKGDLVKITGKHTPTQTIAFWISEEEMLKTELDEGQHVRLKTKGDGPFIFSFVKLDSGAVTKCNFAGDEKAGASWTDKIMANKSSSAGGSEPLRHGDGADEDEWMKMRLKGRRFETVEEIQAVTTDILNTPTKNDFQRCLERLKSRWDWGINSAGDYFEGTVHH from the exons TGCTTTCACAGCGGTCCTGGGGTCATCTTGGAAGGAGAGCTAATTGATTTGTCTCGTCATTCAATCACAGATATCAGCAATCAGAAG ACTCGCTATTATGTCCTCTACATTAAACCCAGCCGAGTTCATCGGAGAAAGTTTGATGCAAAGGGAAATGAAATTGAGCCCAACTTCAGTGACACCAAAAAAGTCAACACTGGCTTTCTTATGTCATCCTACA AGGTTGAGGCTAAAGGTGAGACTGACAAACTCTCTGTTGAAGAACTAAAAGCATCAGTTGAAAAGGGTGATCTGGTGAAAATTACTGGGAAACACACACCTACCCAGACAATAGCATTCTGGATTTCAGAGGAAGAAATGTTGAAGACAGAGCTTGATGAAGGGCAACATGTCCgtttaaaaacaaaaggagaTGGCCCTTTCATAT tttcttttgtcAAGCTGGACTCTGGCGCAGTCACTAAATGTAACTTTGCTGGAGATGAAAAAGCTGGAGCTTCGTGGACTGACAAGATAATGGCCAACAAGTCCAGTAGTGCAGGTGGAAGCGAACCTTTACGACATGGGGATGGTGCAGATGAAGATGAATGG atgaagatgaggctcaagggacgcagatttgagacggtggaggagatccaagcgGTAACAACCGACATCTTGAACACACCGACAAAAAATGACTTCCAGAGGTGCTTGGAAAGGTTGAAATCTCGCTGGGATTGGGGTATCAACTCagcgggtgactattttgaaggaactgttcaccattaa